From Candidatus Acidulodesulfobacterium acidiphilum, a single genomic window includes:
- a CDS encoding 30S ribosomal protein S4, whose amino-acid sequence MAKYKGPVCKLCRREGGKLFLKGDRCFSDKCSYDKREYAPGEHKGIRRKLSEYGEQLREKQKLKRTYGLMEKQFKKTYKTAERMKGITGENLLSLLERRLDNAVYTMGFAVSRKSARLLITHGHFLVNGKKVNIPSYILRPSEKISVSENGKKLDVIKNSVDSSARKTRPEYYEAIAEEFSGNLKSIPLRDEIISTANEKLIVELYSK is encoded by the coding sequence TTGGCTAAATACAAAGGACCTGTTTGTAAATTATGCAGGAGGGAAGGCGGAAAACTGTTTCTGAAAGGCGACAGATGTTTTTCGGATAAATGTTCATACGACAAAAGAGAATACGCGCCGGGCGAACATAAGGGTATAAGAAGAAAATTATCTGAATACGGCGAGCAGTTAAGAGAAAAACAGAAATTAAAGAGAACATACGGACTTATGGAAAAACAATTCAAAAAAACATATAAAACAGCCGAAAGAATGAAGGGAATTACCGGCGAAAATCTGCTTTCATTATTGGAAAGAAGGCTTGATAATGCCGTTTATACAATGGGATTTGCGGTTTCTAGAAAGTCGGCAAGACTTTTGATTACCCACGGGCATTTTTTAGTAAACGGGAAAAAGGTTAATATTCCGTCATACATATTAAGGCCAAGCGAAAAGATATCCGTTTCGGAAAACGGCAAAAAATTAGACGTTATAAAAAATTCCGTCGATTCGTCCGCGAGAAAAACGCGTCCGGAATATTACGAAGCGATTGCCGAAGAATTTAGCGGTAATTTAAAAAGCATTCCTTTAAGAGACGAAATTATATCTACGGCAAATGAAAAGCTTATAGTAGAGCTTTATTCTAAATAA
- a CDS encoding 30S ribosomal protein S11, translating into MANIKKNAPKKRKEKKNIQNAVAHIKSTFNNTIVSITDLSGNVLAWASSGTSGFKGSRKSTPYAGQVAAEQAAKKVADYGVSNIEVYIKGPGGGRESALRALQSSGFNITLIKDVTPIPHNGCRPPKRRRV; encoded by the coding sequence ATGGCAAATATAAAGAAAAACGCACCAAAAAAAAGAAAAGAGAAAAAAAATATTCAAAATGCGGTAGCACATATAAAATCTACCTTTAATAATACTATCGTGAGTATTACCGATTTAAGCGGAAACGTTCTTGCATGGGCTAGTTCAGGAACCAGCGGGTTTAAAGGTTCAAGAAAAAGCACGCCTTATGCGGGACAGGTAGCGGCCGAGCAAGCAGCTAAAAAAGTTGCAGATTACGGCGTATCGAATATCGAAGTTTATATAAAAGGGCCTGGCGGCGGCAGAGAATCTGCATTAAGGGCGCTTCAAAGTTCCGGATTTAATATTACCCTTATTAAAGACGTTACGCCGATACCTCACAATGGATGCAGACCTCCAAAAAGAAGAAGGGTTTAA
- a CDS encoding 30S ribosomal protein S13: MARISGIDLPKNKRIEIALTYIYGIGRALSVKILNKAAVSLDTKVKDLSDAQVNDIRQSIEGEHKVEGDLRREVQMNIKRLIDIGAYRGLRHKKGLPVRGQRTKTNARTRKGPRKSTIASAKAK, from the coding sequence ATGGCAAGAATTTCAGGAATAGATTTACCGAAAAATAAAAGGATAGAAATTGCGCTTACTTATATTTACGGAATTGGACGCGCTTTATCCGTCAAAATTTTAAATAAAGCCGCCGTATCTTTGGATACTAAAGTTAAGGATTTATCGGATGCTCAGGTAAACGATATCAGGCAGTCTATAGAAGGGGAGCATAAGGTAGAAGGCGATTTAAGAAGAGAAGTGCAGATGAATATTAAGAGGCTGATAGATATCGGCGCATACAGAGGATTGAGACATAAAAAAGGTTTGCCGGTAAGAGGCCAAAGAACCAAAACCAATGCAAGAACAAGAAAAGGTCCGAGAAAGTCGACTATAGCATCAGCTAAAGCAAAATAA
- a CDS encoding 50S ribosomal protein L36, with amino-acid sequence MKVRSSVKKICDKCKVIKRKGVIRIICENPKHKQRQG; translated from the coding sequence GTGAAAGTCAGGTCGTCGGTTAAAAAAATTTGCGATAAATGTAAAGTTATCAAAAGAAAAGGCGTAATCAGGATAATATGCGAAAACCCAAAGCATAAACAGCGCCAGGGCTAA
- a CDS encoding translation initiation factor IF-1 → MSNKEDLIEVEGTVVEPLPNAMFRVELENGYKVLAHISGKMRMHYIKILAGDKVTVQLSPYDLTRGRIIFRGK, encoded by the coding sequence ATGTCTAATAAAGAAGATTTAATTGAAGTTGAAGGAACTGTAGTAGAGCCTTTGCCCAATGCCATGTTTAGGGTAGAATTGGAGAACGGTTATAAAGTGCTGGCTCACATATCCGGAAAAATGCGGATGCATTACATAAAGATATTAGCCGGCGATAAGGTTACGGTTCAGCTCTCGCCGTACGATTTAACTAGAGGCAGGATTATTTTTAGAGGAAAGTAA
- the map gene encoding type I methionyl aminopeptidase has protein sequence MISLKNKTDIEGIKKSGQIVRKVLNELAEITKPGIRTIEYDIKAEQISSSLNASPAFKGYGGFPYSVCVSVNEDVVHGFPSQRRLKEGDIVSLDFGIYYNGYYADAAITVPVGKISDNASKLIEVTQQALNIGISKAVMGNKINDISKAVEEYAVTNKFSVVRDFVGHGVGFKLHEDPQVPNYYIESNDVLINEGLVIAIEPMINESSYKVKIKQNKWTVTTKDKKLSAHFEHTVAVTKEGPQILT, from the coding sequence ATGATCAGTTTAAAAAATAAGACAGATATAGAAGGCATAAAAAAATCAGGACAAATAGTCAGAAAAGTATTAAATGAACTCGCTGAAATAACGAAGCCGGGAATAAGAACTATTGAATACGATATAAAGGCAGAACAAATATCGTCGTCGTTAAATGCGTCGCCGGCGTTTAAAGGGTACGGCGGATTTCCTTATTCGGTGTGCGTATCCGTAAACGAAGATGTCGTACACGGGTTTCCGTCACAGAGAAGGCTTAAAGAAGGCGATATAGTAAGTTTGGATTTCGGCATTTATTATAACGGGTATTATGCAGATGCCGCTATTACGGTACCGGTAGGAAAGATAAGCGATAACGCTTCAAAGCTGATAGAAGTTACACAGCAGGCTTTAAATATCGGTATATCAAAGGCTGTAATGGGCAACAAAATAAACGATATATCAAAAGCAGTCGAAGAATATGCGGTTACGAATAAGTTTTCGGTAGTAAGGGACTTCGTAGGACACGGCGTAGGTTTTAAGCTGCATGAAGATCCTCAGGTTCCAAACTATTACATTGAATCGAACGACGTTTTGATTAACGAGGGATTGGTTATAGCGATCGAACCTATGATTAACGAGTCTTCATATAAGGTTAAGATAAAGCAGAATAAATGGACGGTAACGACTAAAGACAAGAAGTTGTCGGCTCATTTTGAGCATACCGTCGCAGTTACGAAAGAAGGGCCTCAAATACTTACATAA
- a CDS encoding adenylate kinase, which translates to MKSKIFILIGPPGAGKGTQAKNIAVTKDFVLISTGDLLRENVEKKTELGQIAKSYMDKGEFVPIELVAKIIKTNIQQNLNKKGFLFDGFPRDLSQNVLLDEMLNEFNIEVDRVIYIDVKDEAILDRLTNRRVCPKCKKVYHMKYNKPKNDETCDDCGVPLITRDDDKPEVIKNRLATYHKVTHPLVEHFEKLGKVIRVNGEKSPKEVETEILSLI; encoded by the coding sequence ATGAAAAGCAAAATCTTTATTCTTATAGGACCTCCGGGGGCGGGAAAAGGCACTCAGGCTAAAAATATTGCAGTTACAAAAGATTTCGTACTTATATCTACCGGAGATTTATTAAGGGAAAATGTGGAAAAAAAGACCGAACTCGGACAAATAGCCAAATCTTATATGGATAAAGGAGAATTTGTTCCTATCGAATTAGTCGCTAAAATAATAAAGACTAATATTCAGCAGAATTTAAACAAAAAAGGTTTTTTATTTGACGGGTTTCCGAGAGATCTTTCTCAGAACGTGCTGTTGGACGAAATGCTCAACGAGTTTAACATTGAAGTCGATAGAGTAATTTATATAGACGTTAAAGACGAAGCGATTCTAGACAGGTTAACCAACAGAAGGGTATGTCCGAAATGTAAAAAAGTTTATCATATGAAATATAATAAGCCTAAGAACGACGAAACTTGCGATGATTGCGGGGTACCTTTGATAACGAGAGACGACGATAAACCTGAAGTTATTAAAAACAGATTAGCTACTTATCATAAGGTAACCCATCCTCTCGTAGAACATTTTGAAAAATTAGGCAAAGTAATAAGAGTAAACGGAGAGAAATCGCCGAAAGAGGTGGAAACCGAAATTCTTTCACTGATTTAA
- the secY gene encoding preprotein translocase subunit SecY, whose product MAQSYENIGKIPELRNRILYTLLMFIVFRVGVHITTPGVNPIALSQFFNATNSNLFGLFNMFTGGALARFSIFSLGIMPYISSSIIFQMLPMVVPSLDRLQKEGEAGRKKFMQYTRYGTVLLSLFQSIGISYGIMAMRSPDGMRVVMHPGLSFLIISVISLTAGTVFVMWIGEEISEHGIGNGISLIIFAGIVAAIPGAFMNTIKFVQTGEINIMLLILIVAFMILVIGFIVFVESAQRRIPIQYAKKMVGRKLYSGQTSYLPLKINTPGVIPPIFAMSILLFPATIANFIKVPVFEKISEYLNPNGLIYNIFFVILIFFFCYFYTAITFKVDDVADDLRKYGGNVPGIKPGKSTASFIDKILNRVTFIGAIYVSLICLIPTILINKFHVPFYFGGTGLLIVVVVAMDTIVQIQSHLLYRNYDSLLKKASKK is encoded by the coding sequence ATGGCTCAAAGTTACGAAAATATCGGGAAAATACCTGAATTACGCAATAGGATACTATATACTCTTTTAATGTTTATAGTTTTCAGGGTAGGGGTGCATATTACTACGCCAGGCGTAAACCCTATTGCTTTATCGCAGTTTTTTAACGCTACAAACAGCAATTTATTCGGACTTTTCAATATGTTTACCGGCGGAGCTTTAGCCCGTTTTTCCATATTTTCGCTCGGTATTATGCCTTACATCAGTTCGTCTATTATTTTTCAGATGTTACCTATGGTAGTTCCGTCGCTTGACAGACTGCAAAAAGAAGGCGAAGCCGGAAGAAAAAAGTTTATGCAATACACGAGATACGGTACAGTTTTGCTATCGTTATTTCAGTCTATAGGCATAAGTTACGGAATTATGGCCATGAGAAGCCCCGACGGAATGCGGGTAGTTATGCATCCCGGCTTAAGCTTTCTTATTATATCGGTAATTTCTCTTACTGCGGGAACTGTTTTTGTAATGTGGATAGGCGAGGAAATATCGGAACACGGTATAGGAAACGGTATATCCCTTATAATATTTGCGGGAATCGTAGCGGCAATTCCGGGCGCATTTATGAATACTATAAAGTTTGTTCAGACCGGAGAAATAAATATAATGCTGCTGATATTAATTGTGGCATTTATGATATTAGTTATAGGATTTATAGTATTCGTCGAATCTGCGCAGAGAAGAATTCCCATACAGTACGCAAAAAAAATGGTCGGCAGGAAACTATACTCAGGACAGACAAGCTATCTTCCTCTAAAAATTAATACTCCAGGTGTTATACCGCCTATATTTGCTATGTCGATACTTTTATTTCCAGCAACGATTGCAAATTTTATAAAAGTTCCGGTTTTTGAAAAAATTTCCGAGTATCTTAATCCTAACGGATTAATATACAATATATTTTTTGTAATTTTAATTTTTTTCTTCTGTTATTTTTATACGGCTATAACTTTTAAAGTCGACGACGTCGCAGACGATTTGCGTAAATACGGAGGTAATGTACCCGGCATTAAACCCGGAAAATCAACTGCCTCTTTTATAGATAAAATATTGAACAGAGTTACTTTTATAGGTGCAATATACGTTTCGCTAATATGCTTAATACCTACTATATTAATTAATAAATTTCACGTTCCGTTTTATTTCGGCGGAACCGGTTTATTAATCGTCGTTGTCGTTGCAATGGATACTATCGTGCAGATACAATCTCATCTGTTATACAGAAATTACGACAGTTTGTTAAAAAAAGCGTCAAAAAAATAA
- a CDS encoding 50S ribosomal protein L15, with protein MISLSEFGRHNNKKVKRLGRGAGSGHGQTSGKGNKGQNARAGGGVRPGFEGGQMPFSRRVPKRGFNNPLKEKYAVINFSAIENIKTGDITIDILKENGILKKNESKFKMLGSGDINRKINIVCNKISKSAKEKIESLGGSVRII; from the coding sequence ATGATCAGTTTAAGCGAATTCGGCAGACATAATAATAAAAAGGTCAAAAGACTTGGAAGAGGCGCAGGTTCCGGACACGGACAAACATCGGGCAAAGGAAATAAGGGACAGAATGCCAGGGCAGGCGGAGGAGTAAGACCCGGTTTCGAAGGCGGACAAATGCCTTTCAGCAGGAGAGTTCCCAAAAGAGGCTTTAATAACCCCCTTAAAGAAAAATATGCCGTAATTAATTTTTCTGCTATCGAAAATATAAAAACCGGCGATATTACTATAGATATTTTAAAAGAGAACGGAATTCTTAAGAAAAACGAGAGCAAATTTAAAATGCTCGGTTCCGGAGATATTAACAGAAAAATAAATATAGTATGCAATAAAATATCTAAAAGCGCTAAAGAAAAAATTGAATCGCTCGGCGGAAGCGTAAGGATAATATAA
- a CDS encoding 30S ribosomal protein S5 — translation MDRLNAEDLNIKDKVIHISRVAKVVKGGRRFGFSALVVAGDPDANYVGIGLGKAKEVPEAIRKGTEQAKKNLIRVKVHKNSIPHEQYGKSGAGYVFMKPAPEGTGIIAGGAMRAIFELSGVKNVYAKSIGSSNPHNVANATLKCISSFFYKGELNKRRNKQ, via the coding sequence TTGGATAGGTTAAACGCTGAAGATTTAAATATTAAGGACAAAGTAATTCATATTTCAAGAGTAGCCAAGGTTGTTAAAGGCGGAAGAAGATTCGGTTTTTCTGCTTTAGTAGTCGCGGGAGATCCCGATGCAAACTATGTCGGTATCGGGCTGGGCAAAGCAAAGGAAGTGCCTGAAGCTATAAGAAAAGGAACAGAGCAGGCAAAAAAAAATCTTATACGGGTTAAGGTGCATAAAAATTCTATACCTCACGAGCAGTATGGAAAAAGCGGAGCAGGATACGTATTTATGAAACCTGCGCCTGAAGGTACGGGAATTATAGCCGGCGGCGCAATGAGAGCTATTTTTGAACTTTCGGGAGTTAAAAACGTTTACGCAAAATCCATAGGTTCTTCTAATCCTCATAACGTTGCAAACGCTACTTTAAAATGCATATCGTCTTTTTTTTATAAAGGCGAACTAAATAAGAGAAGAAACAAACAATAA
- a CDS encoding 50S ribosomal protein L18 — protein MKDKIEKRIRRKAHIKTVMKNNTKPRLCIFKSLNNIYVQVFSFDNKVLAQVSSLNAAVKGKIKGHKGNVETAKIVGKEIAELCLQRSITEVAFDRNGYIYHGRVKALADAARESGLKF, from the coding sequence ATGAAAGATAAGATTGAAAAGAGAATTCGCAGAAAAGCGCATATTAAAACCGTAATGAAAAATAACACGAAACCGCGTTTGTGCATTTTTAAGAGTTTAAACAACATTTATGTCCAGGTTTTTTCTTTCGACAATAAAGTTCTTGCGCAAGTCTCATCGCTCAATGCCGCAGTTAAAGGCAAGATTAAAGGCCATAAGGGAAACGTAGAGACTGCCAAAATAGTAGGCAAAGAAATTGCGGAACTGTGCCTGCAAAGGTCCATAACGGAAGTTGCATTCGACAGAAACGGATACATTTATCACGGCAGAGTCAAAGCTTTAGCCGACGCGGCAAGAGAAAGCGGTTTAAAATTTTAG
- a CDS encoding 50S ribosomal protein L6, with protein MSRIGKKIIEIPKEVKIELKEGVFTSSGPLGKVSKRIPEGIVLEMTDSSVSVKLKNDNPEFEKFSGLTRTIIANSVIGVVKGFVKDLEIIGVGYRAEVKNKILVLNLGFSHQVNFEIPDGIKIAVEKNTLLKISGFDKELVGLVAARIRELKKPEPYKGKGIKYSDEVIKRKVGKASGK; from the coding sequence ATGTCAAGAATAGGAAAGAAAATTATCGAAATTCCCAAAGAAGTTAAAATAGAACTGAAGGAAGGAGTGTTTACTTCATCCGGTCCTCTCGGAAAAGTTTCTAAAAGAATTCCCGAAGGAATTGTATTAGAAATGACCGATTCATCCGTTTCGGTTAAATTAAAAAACGATAATCCCGAATTTGAAAAATTCAGCGGATTAACCAGAACTATAATAGCTAATTCGGTTATAGGGGTAGTTAAAGGGTTTGTAAAGGATTTAGAAATAATAGGAGTAGGTTACAGGGCTGAAGTAAAAAATAAAATTTTAGTTTTAAATCTCGGTTTTTCGCATCAGGTAAATTTTGAAATCCCGGACGGTATAAAAATAGCGGTAGAAAAAAATACTCTGCTGAAAATAAGCGGGTTTGATAAAGAGCTTGTCGGTCTTGTTGCGGCAAGAATAAGGGAACTTAAAAAACCGGAGCCTTATAAAGGCAAAGGAATTAAATATTCGGATGAAGTTATTAAGCGGAAAGTAGGAAAGGCTTCCGGAAAATAA
- a CDS encoding 30S ribosomal protein S8 encodes MNYPVSDMVVRIKNAYKAGKENVNIPYSGLKENLCEILKKKGFIEDYSIENADSVPLKSINVKLAYFENKKPTIIDIETTSTPGIRFYKKVKDIRSYKNGLGVEVFSTSAGILSDAECKEKNIGGLSLLKVF; translated from the coding sequence ATGAATTACCCGGTATCGGATATGGTAGTAAGAATTAAAAACGCTTATAAGGCTGGAAAGGAAAACGTAAATATTCCTTATTCCGGATTAAAAGAAAATTTATGCGAAATTTTAAAGAAAAAAGGTTTTATAGAAGATTATTCGATAGAAAATGCCGACTCTGTGCCTTTAAAGTCGATAAACGTAAAATTAGCCTATTTTGAAAATAAAAAGCCGACGATTATCGATATTGAGACAACGAGCACTCCAGGCATAAGGTTTTATAAAAAAGTAAAAGATATAAGGTCGTATAAAAACGGATTAGGCGTGGAGGTTTTTTCTACTTCTGCCGGAATATTATCCGATGCGGAATGCAAAGAAAAAAATATAGGCGGACTTTCATTATTGAAAGTTTTTTAA
- a CDS encoding type Z 30S ribosomal protein S14, with translation MAKKSMIVKAQRAPKFKVRAHNRCPICGRPRGYYRKFDMCRICFRTNSSKGLIPGVTKSSW, from the coding sequence ATGGCTAAAAAATCGATGATAGTGAAAGCGCAGAGAGCGCCGAAATTTAAAGTAAGAGCGCATAACAGGTGTCCAATTTGCGGAAGACCGAGAGGATATTACAGAAAATTTGATATGTGCAGAATATGTTTCAGGACAAATTCAAGCAAAGGATTAATTCCAGGGGTCACTAAATCCAGTTGGTAA
- a CDS encoding 50S ribosomal protein L5, giving the protein MSSRYKEFYKNSVIPNLIKETGYKNINQIPKLVKIVINMGLGEATSNSKIIEQSLNELTKIAGQKPVVSKAKKSIAAFKLKENQEIGCFVTLRSDRMYDFFDKLINISLPRVRDFKGLSKKAFDGRGNYTLGVKEQVIFPEISYELIEKIKGMNITIVTSAENNDDGYKLLKSFNFPFRN; this is encoded by the coding sequence TTGTCATCAAGATATAAAGAATTTTACAAGAACTCGGTAATTCCGAATTTGATTAAAGAAACCGGTTATAAAAACATAAATCAGATACCTAAGCTGGTTAAAATTGTAATAAATATGGGGCTTGGAGAGGCGACTTCCAACTCGAAAATTATCGAGCAGTCTTTAAACGAGTTAACCAAAATTGCTGGCCAAAAGCCCGTAGTATCTAAAGCTAAAAAATCTATTGCGGCGTTCAAATTAAAAGAAAATCAGGAAATAGGCTGTTTCGTTACGCTAAGAAGCGACAGGATGTATGATTTTTTTGACAAACTTATAAATATATCGCTTCCAAGGGTAAGAGATTTTAAAGGTTTATCGAAAAAAGCTTTTGACGGCCGAGGCAATTATACCCTTGGAGTAAAAGAGCAGGTTATATTTCCGGAAATAAGCTATGAACTTATCGAAAAAATTAAAGGTATGAATATAACTATTGTTACGTCCGCAGAAAATAACGATGACGGATATAAACTTTTAAAAAGCTTTAACTTTCCTTTTAGAAATTAG
- a CDS encoding 50S ribosomal protein L24, whose product MTIKLKKNDNVMVTAGKEKGKTGKIIRIDSEKNRVYIEKINMIKRHIKPRSAQEPGGIVDKEAPVNLSNVQLYCQKCKKAVRFSVNIDDKGKKARICKKCGSEI is encoded by the coding sequence ATGACTATTAAATTAAAAAAGAACGATAACGTAATGGTTACCGCAGGCAAGGAAAAAGGAAAAACCGGTAAAATAATTCGTATAGATTCGGAAAAAAATAGAGTCTATATCGAAAAAATCAATATGATTAAAAGGCATATAAAGCCGAGAAGCGCGCAAGAACCGGGAGGAATTGTAGATAAAGAAGCTCCAGTAAATTTGTCTAACGTTCAATTGTATTGTCAAAAATGCAAAAAAGCCGTCAGGTTTTCCGTAAATATAGACGATAAAGGGAAAAAAGCAAGGATTTGTAAGAAATGCGGATCCGAAATATAA
- a CDS encoding 50S ribosomal protein L14 yields the protein MIQMQTVLKSADNSGAKKLMCIKVLGGSKRKYAEIGDIIVVSVKEAIPNSKVKKGDVSKAVIVRTVKEVKRPDGSYIRFDNNSAVLINNQNEPIGTRIFGPVARELRAKKFMRIISLAPEVL from the coding sequence ATGATTCAGATGCAGACGGTATTAAAATCAGCCGATAACTCCGGTGCTAAAAAACTAATGTGCATAAAAGTTCTTGGCGGATCTAAAAGAAAATATGCAGAGATAGGCGACATAATAGTAGTTTCCGTCAAAGAGGCAATTCCAAATTCAAAAGTAAAGAAAGGAGACGTTTCTAAGGCTGTTATAGTCAGGACGGTAAAAGAAGTAAAACGTCCTGATGGAAGCTATATAAGATTCGATAATAATTCAGCGGTATTAATAAATAATCAGAATGAACCTATAGGTACGCGTATTTTCGGTCCGGTAGCACGCGAATTAAGAGCAAAAAAATTTATGAGAATTATATCTTTAGCCCCAGAGGTCCTATAA
- a CDS encoding 30S ribosomal protein S17, with protein sequence MKKTLTGIVSSDKMDKTRVVIVSDIVKHPVYKKYVKKIKKFKIHDENNISHEGDKVIFIETRPLSKDKRWNLKKVI encoded by the coding sequence ATGAAAAAAACGTTAACCGGCATAGTTTCATCGGATAAAATGGACAAGACGAGGGTTGTTATAGTTTCGGACATAGTAAAACATCCCGTATATAAAAAATACGTAAAAAAGATTAAAAAATTTAAAATTCACGACGAAAATAACATTTCGCATGAAGGCGATAAAGTTATATTTATAGAAACAAGACCGCTTTCAAAAGATAAAAGGTGGAATCTTAAAAAAGTTATCTAA
- a CDS encoding 50S ribosomal protein L29 — translation MKFKELKAMKEDELKVKESDLRKEIFNLVVQKSLGALENPKRIKAVRKSIARIKTIFNERKQEI, via the coding sequence ATGAAATTCAAAGAATTAAAAGCCATGAAAGAAGATGAACTGAAGGTAAAAGAGTCCGACTTAAGAAAAGAAATATTTAATCTTGTCGTCCAAAAGTCGTTAGGCGCTTTAGAAAATCCAAAAAGAATTAAAGCCGTCAGAAAATCTATTGCAAGAATAAAAACTATTTTTAACGAAAGGAAGCAGGAGATATAA
- a CDS encoding 50S ribosomal protein L16, with product MLMPAKTKYRKQMKGRMKGKATRGNSLAFGDYGLKVTECGYITARQIEAARIAMTRFVKRGGKVWIRIFPDKPITKKPAETRMGKGKGSVEEWVCVARPGLVLYEMEGIPKEVAQEALRLASHKLPLKTIFIERGEF from the coding sequence ATGTTAATGCCTGCTAAAACAAAATACAGGAAGCAGATGAAGGGTAGAATGAAGGGCAAGGCTACACGCGGTAATTCATTGGCCTTCGGAGATTACGGTTTAAAAGTTACGGAATGCGGATATATTACGGCTAGACAGATAGAAGCCGCCAGAATTGCAATGACCAGATTCGTAAAAAGGGGCGGAAAGGTATGGATAAGGATATTTCCCGATAAACCTATTACTAAAAAACCTGCCGAAACCAGAATGGGAAAAGGCAAAGGCTCAGTTGAAGAATGGGTCTGCGTAGCCAGACCAGGCTTGGTACTATATGAGATGGAGGGTATTCCTAAAGAAGTAGCGCAAGAAGCTCTCAGACTTGCATCTCATAAGTTGCCGCTTAAAACTATATTTATCGAAAGAGGAGAATTTTAA
- a CDS encoding 30S ribosomal protein S3: MGQKVNPIGLRIGINKTWDSGWYSDRNYAKFLHADLKTRDFLKKKLYSAGISKINIGRKAEKLLIDVFAARPGIIYGKKGSSEFDNIKKEIADINNIKAKDIEINVLEVKKPELDSILVAESIASQLEKRVAFKRAMKKSVTMALKSGAKGIKITCGGRLAGAEIARTEWYREGRVPLHTLRADIDYGTCEANTTYGKIGIKVWIYKRDVL; this comes from the coding sequence TTGGGGCAGAAAGTTAATCCAATAGGACTTAGGATAGGCATCAATAAAACTTGGGATTCAGGATGGTACAGCGACAGAAATTATGCAAAATTTTTGCATGCCGATTTAAAAACAAGAGATTTTTTAAAGAAGAAACTGTATTCGGCAGGTATATCTAAAATAAATATAGGAAGGAAAGCCGAAAAATTATTAATAGACGTGTTCGCGGCCAGACCCGGTATTATATACGGGAAAAAAGGTTCGTCGGAATTCGACAACATTAAAAAAGAGATAGCCGATATAAATAATATAAAAGCTAAAGATATAGAAATTAACGTGCTTGAGGTTAAAAAACCCGAATTAGACTCAATTTTAGTCGCCGAAAGCATAGCTTCCCAGCTTGAAAAAAGGGTCGCATTTAAAAGAGCTATGAAAAAGAGCGTAACTATGGCATTGAAAAGCGGAGCAAAAGGAATAAAGATTACCTGCGGAGGAAGACTTGCGGGTGCCGAAATAGCGAGAACGGAATGGTATAGAGAGGGAAGAGTGCCCCTGCATACTTTAAGAGCAGATATCGATTACGGTACGTGCGAAGCTAATACGACATACGGCAAAATCGGTATAAAAGTTTGGATTTATAAAAGAGACGTATTATAA
- a CDS encoding 50S ribosomal protein L22, producing the protein MQFKAEAKYIKVSPQKARLVVDLIRGKKVYDAINVLKFTKKKSAYPVLKLLNSAIANASTTGRVDVDNLIVSKINVDMSLSLKRLMPKAMGRGATVKKRMSNIKIVLEEI; encoded by the coding sequence ATGCAGTTTAAAGCAGAGGCAAAATATATTAAAGTGTCTCCACAGAAAGCAAGATTAGTTGTGGATTTGATTAGAGGCAAAAAAGTTTACGATGCTATTAACGTTCTGAAGTTTACTAAAAAGAAATCCGCCTATCCTGTATTAAAACTTTTAAATTCCGCCATAGCTAACGCATCGACGACGGGAAGAGTGGATGTCGATAATTTAATAGTATCTAAAATTAACGTAGATATGTCGTTATCTTTAAAGAGGTTGATGCCTAAGGCAATGGGACGCGGCGCAACCGTTAAAAAACGTATGAGCAATATAAAAATTGTTCTAGAAGAAATTTAA